A genomic region of Deltaproteobacteria bacterium contains the following coding sequences:
- a CDS encoding ferritin-like domain-containing protein — protein MENSVNKESTLDILEIRKHAMKSLESGAVTIDYPLDLTQACLLLNQALASELLCVLRYRHHQIAAKGIDFPQVAAEFKEHAESEEGHALMIAERISQLGGKADFDPAHISARSTTEFGKAEDLLSMIKEDLVAERIAIEVYRKNIQWFGADDPTTRRMLEDILADEEDHADEMANLLAKVDQHNSGFRS, from the coding sequence ATGGAAAACTCAGTAAACAAAGAATCAACCCTTGATATTCTCGAAATACGAAAGCACGCAATGAAATCATTGGAGAGCGGCGCGGTTACAATAGACTACCCTTTGGATCTGACACAAGCCTGCCTCTTGTTGAATCAGGCTTTGGCGAGTGAACTTCTCTGCGTCCTACGATACCGACACCATCAAATCGCCGCAAAAGGAATCGATTTTCCGCAAGTAGCCGCTGAATTTAAAGAGCATGCTGAAAGTGAAGAGGGTCATGCATTAATGATTGCTGAAAGAATCAGTCAACTGGGAGGAAAGGCCGACTTTGACCCAGCTCATATTTCCGCACGATCGACGACAGAGTTTGGAAAAGCAGAGGATCTGTTATCAATGATCAAAGAGGATTTAGTTGCCGAACGGATCGCAATTGAGGTTTACCGAAAAAACATCCAATGGTTTGGAGCTGACGACCCAACAACAAGACGGATGCTCGAAGACATTCTCGCCGACGAAGAGGATCATGCAGATGAAATGGCCAATTTACTAGCCAAAGTCGATCAACACAACTCAGGTTTTAGATCATGA
- a CDS encoding DUF1566 domain-containing protein, whose protein sequence is MTSQLCSILLSSVVVIFIGIQKAHATGAGITYHGRLIDPNGNPVVSSNVQFRLQIKTPGNENCLMYEEVQNKDLSMTSGAYAVTINDGTGSRLDSTGFALDQIFANRNSFTFAGGNCAAGATYTPNATDSRKIQVFFNDGTFPIGQWEPVAPMAINFVPMAIESMQVGGYKKEQLIKIADGVSTTGTELNSASWTELLALIGGTTTQYVKSGSANFTAAPQWNGVPSGANDLVNKTYVDAQVVAGLPNVGTPGTYAKVTTDTKGRVTTGAALVEADIPTLSTAGKVSGSAINAGTLAGSTAINSSGNLVTTGTVQGATVSATNLRAYNGANYVQLAAPALGAGNLNFILPSTDGASGTLMKTNGSGQLSFGTLSSSDIPSLDAGKITTGTLPVARGGTGLTSYGNNSVLVSNGTGSAISSLNCTIGQIIKFDASGFAGCGTDSTGGSSQWTTTGSDIYYNAGKVGIGLTTPAAALDVLGANTTVGNAPAAFIVNGGTSTAGSGASGGAIGLKGGLGDRGGNIYLTGGDNTFGASGGYLTIEGGNWGGPGGLVTLSGGLGKNGSVGGTLSLKGGNNFGGGQGGTIDLAGGTGTANGNGGDLTILGGAKAGSGADGNVLLATTRGNVGIGTTSPAAPLDVAGDVKIGNSSASCSSTNKGSIRYNNASSVLEFCNGTSWNLIQAAACSDATPNVFVFTDQSNQTTSTQITSDIVQVSGINCTIPVTVSGVGSPQFQICSDSGCSSVVQGWTSSPSSIVSGQYLQVRQTSDAAGGATSQATIIAGTTASIWSISTAGGDCVGTTPPVGTVCADGTIYAGISPDTSAKMFTTRCDYGQTWNGSACIGSRLPQNWNNGTSNWTTTGYSNSNTGKANSAGLFTSADASSPYAAATICENLNQDGHTDWYLPSKNELNIMYAGKNTIRNFDTSGTYYWSSTENNSFDSWNQRISDGSQNIASKNNAFFVRCSRR, encoded by the coding sequence ATGACTAGTCAATTGTGTTCTATTCTCCTATCATCGGTCGTTGTGATATTCATAGGAATCCAGAAAGCCCATGCAACGGGGGCAGGGATTACTTATCACGGTAGGCTTATAGATCCCAATGGCAATCCCGTTGTGAGTAGCAATGTTCAATTTCGGTTACAGATCAAGACTCCTGGTAATGAAAACTGTTTGATGTATGAGGAAGTCCAAAATAAAGATCTCTCTATGACTAGTGGAGCTTATGCGGTGACTATCAATGATGGCACGGGATCAAGGCTTGATTCTACAGGATTTGCTCTGGATCAAATCTTTGCGAATCGAAATTCGTTTACCTTTGCTGGAGGCAATTGCGCCGCTGGGGCAACCTACACTCCCAATGCAACGGACAGTCGGAAGATTCAGGTTTTCTTTAATGATGGAACCTTTCCCATAGGCCAGTGGGAACCCGTGGCTCCGATGGCAATTAACTTTGTTCCTATGGCAATAGAAAGCATGCAAGTGGGTGGTTACAAGAAAGAGCAACTTATAAAGATTGCTGATGGGGTATCGACAACAGGAACAGAACTCAATAGTGCTTCATGGACCGAGCTTCTAGCTTTGATTGGTGGAACCACCACTCAGTATGTGAAATCGGGATCGGCTAATTTCACGGCAGCTCCCCAGTGGAATGGAGTTCCTTCGGGAGCCAATGATCTTGTCAACAAAACCTATGTGGACGCACAGGTAGTGGCAGGTTTACCCAATGTGGGAACTCCAGGGACTTATGCGAAAGTAACGACAGATACAAAGGGCAGAGTGACAACAGGAGCCGCCTTAGTGGAAGCAGATATCCCGACACTTTCCACTGCGGGAAAAGTCAGCGGCAGCGCTATCAATGCAGGCACCTTGGCCGGAAGCACCGCCATCAATTCCTCTGGAAATCTTGTGACCACGGGCACAGTTCAAGGAGCCACAGTGAGTGCGACGAATCTGCGAGCCTACAACGGCGCTAATTATGTTCAACTGGCAGCGCCGGCACTAGGTGCTGGAAATTTGAATTTCATACTACCCTCCACAGATGGAGCTTCCGGTACTTTGATGAAAACCAACGGATCTGGTCAACTCAGTTTTGGAACTTTAAGTTCATCAGATATCCCTAGCTTGGATGCTGGAAAAATCACGACAGGAACATTGCCTGTGGCTCGAGGTGGAACCGGACTCACGAGTTATGGGAACAACAGTGTATTGGTTTCGAATGGCACAGGCTCTGCGATAAGTTCATTGAATTGCACCATCGGACAAATCATCAAGTTTGATGCCTCTGGCTTTGCAGGGTGTGGCACCGATAGCACCGGTGGCTCTAGCCAATGGACAACCACGGGGTCTGATATTTATTACAATGCTGGGAAAGTGGGGATTGGACTGACGACTCCAGCTGCGGCGCTGGATGTTCTTGGTGCAAACACCACCGTTGGCAATGCCCCGGCAGCATTTATAGTCAACGGTGGCACATCAACTGCCGGCAGCGGAGCCAGTGGTGGGGCCATAGGTCTCAAAGGTGGTCTGGGGGATCGTGGCGGCAATATTTATCTAACAGGAGGTGACAATACTTTTGGCGCCTCTGGCGGATACCTGACGATAGAGGGCGGGAATTGGGGCGGACCCGGCGGCCTGGTCACTTTGTCTGGCGGTCTCGGGAAGAATGGATCTGTTGGTGGCACTTTATCACTCAAAGGGGGCAATAACTTCGGTGGTGGTCAAGGGGGGACGATTGATTTAGCTGGCGGCACCGGCACCGCAAATGGGAACGGAGGCGACCTAACTATATTGGGAGGGGCAAAGGCTGGGTCTGGCGCCGACGGGAATGTTCTTCTTGCCACCACGCGTGGCAACGTCGGTATAGGAACTACATCACCAGCGGCCCCCCTTGATGTGGCGGGAGATGTGAAGATTGGAAATAGCAGTGCTTCTTGCTCGTCCACAAATAAAGGATCAATTCGTTACAACAATGCCTCGAGTGTTCTTGAGTTCTGCAATGGCACGAGTTGGAATCTGATTCAGGCAGCGGCTTGCAGTGATGCGACTCCGAATGTTTTTGTGTTCACAGACCAATCGAATCAAACAACTTCAACACAAATTACTTCAGACATCGTTCAAGTGAGCGGCATTAATTGCACCATCCCCGTCACCGTTTCTGGAGTCGGCTCACCCCAATTCCAAATTTGCTCAGATTCCGGGTGTTCAAGTGTGGTGCAGGGCTGGACGAGCAGCCCTTCTTCCATTGTCAGCGGTCAGTACTTACAGGTTCGTCAGACCAGTGATGCCGCAGGTGGGGCTACAAGCCAGGCCACAATCATTGCGGGGACGACAGCCAGCATCTGGAGCATCTCAACTGCCGGTGGTGATTGTGTGGGAACGACTCCTCCCGTTGGTACTGTCTGCGCTGATGGCACCATCTACGCGGGAATTTCCCCTGACACTTCAGCGAAAATGTTCACCACCCGATGTGATTATGGACAGACCTGGAATGGCTCTGCTTGCATTGGTTCAAGACTTCCTCAGAATTGGAATAACGGAACGTCAAATTGGACAACGACTGGCTATAGCAATAGCAACACAGGTAAGGCAAATTCTGCGGGCCTATTTACAAGTGCTGATGCGAGTTCCCCTTATGCTGCAGCAACCATTTGTGAAAACCTAAATCAAGATGGCCACACGGATTGGTATTTGCCATCGAAAAATGAATTAAACATCATGTATGCGGGCAAAAATACGATCCGAAACTTTGATACGAGTGGAACTTATTATTGGTCCTCGACGGAGAACAACAGTTTCGACTCGTGGAACCAGCGGATCTCTGACGGCAGCCAGAACATCGCCAGCAAGAACAACGCCTTCTTTGTCCGCTGTTCTCGTAGATAA
- a CDS encoding matrixin family metalloprotease encodes MNKLTKFFTWLFILLMSFGFRVFPGKWDVSKSDPTIWIKLCSGSAIVEENDITENDPLAGISGLTFNQVIQSVIDDYNNVPSSYLRLALYPSDPNNPGTPAAGDSSFTTALAEKRTIEICFGETNPTAGISGGYAQPKYEGGNLIGCNIQAKSEYAKKAKFLTHLLTHELGHCFGLMHPQEGTKSVMSYFYKDLILRLKNDDYAGLSYKYPEDDEYSKESYTMGLSGCSPKN; translated from the coding sequence ATGAACAAGCTTACAAAATTTTTTACATGGCTTTTCATTCTTTTGATGTCTTTTGGTTTTCGTGTGTTTCCTGGTAAGTGGGATGTTTCAAAATCGGACCCTACTATCTGGATAAAACTATGCAGTGGCTCAGCGATAGTCGAAGAAAATGATATTACCGAAAATGACCCCTTGGCCGGTATTTCAGGATTAACTTTCAATCAAGTTATTCAATCTGTGATCGATGATTATAATAATGTTCCCAGCTCTTATTTAAGATTAGCACTTTATCCGTCTGATCCTAACAATCCAGGGACTCCTGCTGCAGGCGATTCATCCTTTACGACGGCTTTGGCAGAAAAAAGAACGATCGAAATTTGCTTTGGCGAAACCAATCCCACCGCTGGCATTTCTGGAGGCTATGCTCAACCAAAATACGAAGGTGGCAATCTTATTGGCTGTAACATTCAGGCAAAAAGTGAATACGCCAAAAAAGCTAAATTCTTAACCCATCTTTTAACACATGAACTAGGACATTGTTTTGGGCTTATGCATCCTCAAGAGGGCACTAAATCTGTTATGTCGTATTTTTACAAAGATCTGATACTGCGCTTAAAAAATGATGACTATGCAGGGCTTTCTTATAAATATCCTGAGGATGATGAATACTCTAAAGAGTCCTACACTATGGGTCTTTCAGGATGCTCCCCCAAGAACTGA
- the gpmA gene encoding 2,3-diphosphoglycerate-dependent phosphoglycerate mutase produces MHKLVIVRHGESIWNQENRFTGWHDVGLSEKGMMEAKKGGQALKKENLIFDVAYTSVLKRAIKTLDFILEETDQVWLPVLKEWRLNERHYGNLQGLNKSEMAQQHGEEQVKIWRRSYDVPPPEMSLTDARHPKNDIRYKNVALKDLPGSESLKDTVARFIPLWTEKIVPDLKRNKKVLIAAHGNSLRALIMNLEGLSPEEIMQVNVPTGIPISYELDESFKVISKKFLGDPEEVEKAIQSVANQGKKN; encoded by the coding sequence ATGCATAAATTAGTTATTGTTAGACACGGGGAAAGTATTTGGAATCAAGAAAACAGATTCACAGGTTGGCATGATGTTGGATTATCAGAAAAAGGAATGATGGAGGCAAAAAAGGGCGGTCAGGCTTTAAAAAAAGAGAACCTTATTTTTGATGTGGCCTATACCTCCGTATTGAAGCGGGCAATTAAGACCTTAGATTTTATATTGGAAGAAACAGATCAAGTATGGCTGCCTGTCCTAAAGGAGTGGCGTTTGAATGAACGACATTATGGAAATTTGCAAGGCCTGAATAAATCGGAAATGGCTCAACAACATGGCGAGGAACAAGTTAAAATTTGGCGCCGAAGTTATGATGTTCCCCCCCCGGAAATGAGCCTAACGGATGCCCGGCATCCAAAAAATGATATTCGTTATAAAAATGTGGCATTGAAGGACCTACCAGGTTCTGAATCCTTGAAAGACACCGTCGCTCGATTTATTCCTCTATGGACTGAAAAAATTGTTCCCGATTTAAAAAGGAACAAAAAAGTATTAATTGCGGCCCATGGGAACTCTTTAAGAGCCTTAATTATGAATTTAGAGGGTCTCAGTCCTGAAGAAATCATGCAAGTCAACGTCCCAACAGGAATTCCCATTTCTTATGAGCTGGACGAAAGCTTTAAAGTAATTTCTAAGAAATTTTTAGGTGATCCTGAAGAGGTAGAAAAAGCCATTCAATCTGTTGCTAACCAAGGTAAAAAAAATTAG
- a CDS encoding 2-oxoglutarate dehydrogenase E1 component, whose product MSSITHANLQYIESLYQDYQANPESVSLEWKRFFEGVDFVQGGALGLSEKELDVYHLIQAYRNYGHFEASLDPLSNTPPSSEQLSLKKFNLNEKDLESKFQIGSIVGKPNASLKQIIAHLRSVYCGRLTVQCAEALPEVRNWFIKEFEIENPKFKLTPSEKKEVFHSVAKTEALEKFIHTRYVGTKRFSVEGGDSLMPMLESLVQECTTLKAEEIMIGMAHRGRVNVLANFMGKGLEYIFADFNGPTELAEPIDDFDGDVKYHLGYVAQKETPNGVCQVTLAYNPSHLEAVNPVVLGMTRAAQRRRKDTKERKKVIPVLIHGDAAFAGQGVVLETFQMAHVKGYTVGGTLHIVVDNQIGFTTNPENHRSSHYSSDVAKVLATPVLHVNGDDVESCVRAMKMALRFRQEWGRDMVINIVCYRRFGHNEGDEPAYTQPLMYEIIKTHPTLREIYGKQLIRENIIDQKYFEDFYQKKIDDIQLVYENTKKTPPKNKPYKFDGFWKGFRKGSKSDLEKEVNTQFDLKKLKELCKIISEVPANFTPHPKLVKGLLETRKSMSEGKQLLDWGTAELLAYGSLLSEGTSVRLSGQDCVRGTFTHRHAALYDFKTGESFKALDQIKGDKVEFCVYDSILSEYAVLGFEYGNATCDPTFLTIWEAQFGDFCNGAQIIIDQFLSAGEAKWMQMTGLVLLLPHGYEGQGPEHSSGRLERFLQLCANGNMQVMNLTTPAQVYHALRRQMKRDFRKPLVVMSPKSLLRHPRAVSSLEDLAQGKFQEVIKDDSVKDNKKVKTLAFVSGKLFYELLEEKEKQKKEDLAIVRVEQIYPFPEKQILEVIKSYSQLTSVVWTQEEPKNMGSYQHVYFKFMDMFKKENLNWNLKYIGRPERSSPATGSIYRHKTEQNEIIQGVMKELV is encoded by the coding sequence ATGAGTTCAATCACCCATGCCAATTTACAATATATTGAATCCCTCTACCAGGATTACCAGGCAAATCCTGAATCTGTTTCTCTTGAATGGAAACGATTTTTTGAAGGTGTTGATTTTGTTCAAGGTGGCGCCCTTGGGCTTTCTGAGAAAGAATTGGATGTCTATCATTTGATTCAAGCTTATAGAAATTATGGTCACTTCGAGGCTTCGCTTGATCCCTTATCTAACACGCCCCCTTCGAGTGAACAGCTCTCACTCAAAAAATTTAATCTCAATGAAAAAGATTTAGAATCTAAATTCCAAATCGGCAGTATCGTTGGCAAACCCAACGCCAGTCTCAAGCAAATCATAGCTCATTTAAGATCGGTTTACTGTGGACGCTTGACGGTCCAGTGTGCCGAGGCTCTGCCCGAAGTTCGCAATTGGTTTATCAAAGAATTTGAAATTGAAAATCCGAAATTTAAGCTCACTCCTTCAGAAAAAAAAGAAGTCTTTCATTCTGTAGCCAAAACAGAAGCCTTGGAAAAATTTATCCATACCAGGTACGTGGGAACAAAGAGATTTTCAGTTGAAGGTGGCGATTCTTTAATGCCCATGTTAGAAAGCTTGGTCCAAGAATGCACGACACTTAAAGCTGAGGAAATCATGATTGGCATGGCCCATCGAGGGCGTGTAAATGTGCTTGCAAATTTTATGGGTAAGGGTCTTGAATATATTTTTGCTGATTTCAATGGACCTACCGAGCTGGCTGAACCCATTGATGATTTTGATGGAGATGTTAAATACCATTTGGGTTATGTCGCTCAAAAAGAAACTCCCAATGGAGTGTGCCAGGTGACCTTAGCCTACAACCCCTCACATCTAGAGGCCGTCAATCCTGTGGTTTTGGGGATGACCCGGGCGGCGCAAAGAAGACGTAAAGACACAAAGGAAAGAAAAAAAGTCATCCCTGTCCTGATTCATGGGGATGCCGCCTTTGCCGGTCAGGGTGTCGTGCTTGAAACTTTTCAAATGGCTCATGTTAAAGGTTATACTGTCGGCGGAACTCTACATATTGTAGTCGACAATCAAATTGGCTTTACGACCAATCCTGAAAACCATCGGTCTTCCCACTATTCTTCCGATGTGGCGAAGGTCCTAGCGACTCCTGTGTTGCACGTCAATGGAGACGATGTGGAATCCTGTGTGCGGGCCATGAAGATGGCCTTGCGATTTCGTCAAGAATGGGGTCGCGATATGGTTATCAATATTGTTTGTTACCGTCGATTTGGTCACAATGAAGGGGATGAACCTGCTTACACTCAACCATTAATGTATGAAATTATTAAAACTCATCCCACCTTGCGCGAAATTTATGGAAAGCAATTAATCAGAGAAAATATCATTGATCAGAAATATTTTGAGGATTTTTATCAGAAAAAAATCGATGACATTCAATTAGTCTATGAAAATACAAAAAAAACTCCACCCAAAAACAAACCCTATAAATTTGATGGTTTTTGGAAAGGTTTCAGGAAGGGTTCGAAATCTGATCTCGAAAAAGAAGTGAACACTCAGTTTGATCTTAAAAAATTAAAAGAACTTTGCAAAATTATTTCTGAGGTTCCAGCAAACTTCACACCTCATCCTAAATTGGTGAAGGGTCTTCTTGAAACAAGAAAGTCCATGTCTGAAGGTAAACAACTTCTGGATTGGGGAACCGCCGAACTTTTGGCCTATGGGTCGTTATTATCTGAAGGAACCTCCGTCAGGCTTTCAGGACAAGATTGTGTCCGTGGAACTTTCACCCATCGCCATGCCGCACTTTACGATTTTAAAACAGGCGAATCCTTCAAGGCCTTAGATCAAATCAAAGGGGATAAGGTTGAGTTTTGTGTTTATGACTCCATTCTTTCAGAATATGCCGTTCTGGGTTTTGAATATGGAAATGCCACCTGTGATCCTACCTTCTTAACTATTTGGGAAGCTCAGTTTGGTGATTTCTGTAATGGAGCTCAAATTATCATCGACCAATTTTTATCAGCCGGAGAAGCGAAGTGGATGCAAATGACCGGACTCGTCTTACTTCTTCCCCACGGTTATGAAGGGCAAGGTCCTGAACACTCCAGTGGACGGTTAGAGCGATTTTTACAGCTCTGCGCCAATGGAAACATGCAGGTTATGAACCTGACAACTCCAGCTCAAGTTTATCATGCATTAAGAAGGCAAATGAAAAGAGATTTTAGAAAACCCCTTGTTGTGATGTCGCCAAAATCTTTATTACGTCACCCCCGTGCGGTTTCCAGCTTAGAGGACCTAGCTCAAGGAAAATTCCAGGAAGTCATCAAAGATGATAGTGTTAAAGATAATAAAAAAGTAAAAACTCTCGCCTTTGTTTCTGGAAAGTTATTCTATGAATTGCTTGAAGAAAAAGAAAAACAAAAAAAAGAGGATCTTGCCATTGTTCGCGTTGAACAGATTTATCCTTTTCCTGAAAAACAAATTTTAGAAGTGATCAAATCCTATTCTCAGTTAACCAGCGTGGTGTGGACTCAGGAAGAACCCAAAAATATGGGTTCTTACCAGCATGTTTATTTTAAATTTATGGACATGTTCAAGAAAGAGAACTTAAATTGGAATTTGAAATATATCGGACGACCCGAAAGATCTAGCCCTGCCACAGGTTCAATCTATCGACACAAAACCGAACAAAATGAAATCATTCAAGGTGTGATGAAGGAGTTAGTATGA
- the odhB gene encoding 2-oxoglutarate dehydrogenase complex dihydrolipoyllysine-residue succinyltransferase, producing the protein MNIEVKVPAVGESVTEATIGSWNKKNGEFVKRNDVLLLLETDKASVEVVAENEGTIQILAAAGQVVKIGATVASIDTEGKASATTTASSTLASPTAATAPTQTSATLSPAVQRIVTENNLKPSQISGTGKDGRLTKGDVLAAIDTTKQVPVPTKAAAVNLFPTSSRQSKQGDKKIIPMTTIRKKIAERLVEVQNTAAILTTFNEIDLSKLNEIRNKYKDKFKEKYGISLGMMGLFTKAAIEALKAYPAVNAFIQGTDLEYHNYYNIGIAVSTEKGLMVPVIKDADQMSLPEIEMAIREFALKARDGKIGVDDLTGGTFSITNGGVFGSLMSTPILNPPQSAILGMHKVEDRAVVINGKIEVRPMMYVALSYDHRIIDGKESVSFLVKIKEGVEDPERLLIGI; encoded by the coding sequence ATGAATATCGAAGTCAAAGTCCCAGCTGTTGGAGAATCGGTGACGGAAGCAACTATTGGAAGTTGGAATAAAAAAAATGGGGAGTTTGTTAAAAGAAATGATGTTTTATTGCTACTCGAAACAGATAAAGCCAGCGTTGAAGTGGTCGCTGAAAATGAAGGAACGATTCAGATACTCGCGGCCGCTGGACAAGTTGTGAAAATTGGTGCCACCGTAGCCTCTATCGATACAGAGGGAAAAGCTTCGGCAACGACCACGGCATCCTCCACTTTGGCATCGCCTACAGCGGCAACAGCTCCGACACAAACTTCAGCAACACTAAGTCCTGCGGTTCAAAGAATCGTCACCGAAAATAATTTAAAACCTTCGCAAATTTCTGGAACGGGTAAGGACGGCAGATTGACTAAAGGGGATGTCTTAGCCGCCATCGATACAACGAAACAAGTGCCTGTACCTACGAAAGCGGCGGCGGTGAATTTATTTCCAACAAGCTCTCGACAAAGCAAGCAAGGGGATAAAAAAATTATTCCGATGACCACCATCCGCAAGAAAATTGCCGAGCGATTGGTTGAAGTGCAAAACACAGCGGCGATTCTCACCACTTTTAATGAAATTGATTTATCAAAACTCAATGAGATTCGAAATAAGTATAAAGATAAATTCAAAGAGAAATACGGAATCTCCTTAGGAATGATGGGTTTGTTTACCAAAGCGGCTATCGAGGCCCTTAAAGCCTACCCAGCCGTGAATGCTTTTATTCAGGGAACTGATTTGGAATATCATAATTATTACAATATTGGAATTGCAGTGAGCACCGAAAAAGGCCTCATGGTCCCTGTGATAAAAGACGCAGACCAGATGTCGCTACCAGAGATTGAAATGGCCATCAGAGAATTTGCTTTAAAAGCAAGGGATGGAAAAATTGGAGTCGATGATTTAACCGGTGGTACTTTTTCAATTACCAATGGGGGTGTCTTTGGCTCTTTGATGAGCACTCCGATTTTGAATCCTCCCCAAAGTGCCATCCTAGGAATGCACAAGGTGGAAGATCGGGCCGTTGTTATCAATGGTAAAATTGAAGTGAGACCTATGATGTACGTAGCACTTTCCTATGATCATCGGATTATTGATGGCAAAGAAAGTGTTAGTTTTTTGGTTAAGATCAAAGAAGGGGTTGAAGATCCTGAAAGACTTCTCATTGGAATTTAA
- the lpdA gene encoding dihydrolipoyl dehydrogenase, giving the protein MSETQYDLIVIGSGPGGYVGAIRAAQLGLKTAVVEKDKNFGGTCLNVGCIPSKALLESSEHYQAALHEFKSHGVEISKVDLNLSQMLSRKDKVVQQNTEGIAFLFKKNKITPYKGYGKITQPGTVQVTASDGTSTVLTAKNIMIATGSVPSELPFLKYDEENIVSNTGALTLKQVPATLVVVGGGVIGLELGSVWARLGSKVTIIEYTDRLGGTTDAECMQVLKKNLQKEGIQFLMSTKVFAAEKTSKGIDIEYESLTDGKKNKISTEVVLVATGRKPFTQGLGCEELGIQKDPQGRISVDSHYQTNIKGIHAIGDVIHGPMLAHKAEEEGVALAELLAGKAGHVNYNTVPGVIYTHPEIATVGISEEQAKKEGLTVNIGKFPFLANGRARAKGFTEGFVKIIADQKTDKVLGAAIVGPSASEIIHEIVVCMEFGGSSEDLARSFHAHPTLSEVIREAALAVDRRQRQM; this is encoded by the coding sequence ATGAGCGAAACTCAATATGATTTGATTGTTATTGGCAGCGGACCCGGTGGGTATGTTGGGGCCATTCGAGCGGCGCAATTAGGCTTAAAAACGGCGGTTGTGGAAAAAGATAAAAATTTTGGTGGCACTTGCTTAAATGTAGGCTGTATTCCCTCTAAGGCCTTGCTGGAATCCAGCGAACACTACCAAGCGGCGCTCCACGAGTTCAAATCCCATGGAGTTGAAATTTCGAAGGTGGATTTAAATTTATCACAAATGCTTTCTCGAAAAGATAAAGTGGTTCAGCAAAATACCGAGGGCATAGCCTTCCTCTTTAAAAAAAATAAAATCACGCCTTACAAGGGATATGGAAAAATCACTCAACCAGGTACGGTGCAGGTAACTGCGAGCGATGGTACAAGTACTGTTTTAACAGCTAAAAATATCATGATTGCCACGGGCAGTGTCCCTTCCGAATTGCCCTTTCTAAAATACGATGAAGAAAACATTGTTTCCAATACGGGTGCCCTCACTTTAAAGCAAGTCCCTGCCACCTTGGTAGTTGTTGGTGGCGGTGTGATTGGCCTTGAGCTGGGATCTGTATGGGCTCGACTTGGCTCTAAAGTCACGATTATAGAGTACACCGATCGTCTGGGAGGCACCACTGATGCCGAATGCATGCAGGTTCTAAAAAAGAATCTACAAAAAGAAGGTATACAATTTTTGATGTCTACAAAAGTCTTTGCCGCAGAGAAAACGAGCAAAGGCATTGACATTGAATATGAATCCTTAACCGACGGGAAGAAAAATAAAATTTCTACAGAGGTGGTTTTAGTTGCCACGGGGAGAAAACCCTTTACTCAAGGCCTTGGCTGCGAAGAGCTTGGAATTCAGAAAGACCCTCAGGGGCGCATCAGTGTTGATTCCCACTATCAAACAAATATCAAAGGCATTCATGCAATTGGAGACGTCATTCACGGTCCAATGCTCGCTCATAAAGCTGAAGAAGAAGGCGTCGCCTTGGCTGAATTACTTGCTGGAAAAGCAGGGCATGTTAATTATAACACCGTCCCTGGCGTTATCTACACTCATCCCGAAATTGCCACGGTTGGGATTTCAGAAGAGCAAGCAAAAAAGGAAGGGCTAACCGTAAATATTGGAAAATTTCCATTTTTAGCCAATGGCCGCGCTCGAGCGAAAGGTTTTACGGAAGGTTTTGTAAAAATCATTGCGGATCAAAAGACAGATAAAGTTTTAGGTGCTGCGATTGTTGGTCCCAGCGCTTCTGAAATTATCCACGAAATTGTAGTTTGTATGGAGTTTGGTGGAAGCAGTGAAGACCTAGCACGCAGTTTTCACGCCCACCCCACCCTCAGCGAAGTCATCAGGGAAGCGGCCCTGGCGGTGGATAGACGACAACGACAAATGTAA